The Gemmatimonadaceae bacterium genome contains a region encoding:
- a CDS encoding CHAD domain-containing protein, with product MTHADMPMTADEIAPLLATALSRSSHEGARIVALHWLHSLTAARAQWQLATMEAEAMGDGTTPHQGSIDALHQARVALRRLRATLHEHRDTPELREGGRIRRSLRRLGAATGAPRDHDVQRDWLVTERDHLPVDARDEADALLHTIAAGSRKDRAAVSRAFARDFDPIVARLAGRLSRYCLPHSVGREGISIPFARLLADRIDRGSAHLRHDIGMVCDVGSQKILHRIRIRLKRQRAMLAPFARTHPAIGAWYDKATEGQDLLGAMRDASVLALRAHDEHHEALVRALHDTTIAHFERFSEYWCGDADVIARLKDAAALALRSMPVTRGKRFGDLPDGHGLPMEIERKFLLHGLPPHAAMAPSHLIEQGWLPGTMLRERLRRSVSPNGDERLTRTIKLGQPGERIEVEEPTEPDLFAALWPLTANARIRKRRHVVREGSLTWEVDVFLDRDLVLAEVELDDVGQPIEIPQWLSSFIVREVTHETAYLNSVMAQRDGASPDRGSR from the coding sequence GTGACGCACGCTGACATGCCCATGACCGCCGATGAGATCGCCCCGCTTCTGGCGACGGCGCTGTCACGTTCGTCGCACGAAGGGGCGCGGATTGTTGCCCTGCACTGGTTGCACAGTCTGACGGCGGCGCGGGCGCAGTGGCAGTTGGCGACGATGGAAGCCGAGGCGATGGGCGACGGAACGACGCCGCACCAAGGGTCGATCGACGCCCTGCACCAGGCACGCGTCGCGCTCCGCCGGCTGCGCGCCACACTGCACGAACACCGCGACACGCCGGAACTCCGCGAGGGTGGGCGTATTCGTCGGTCGTTGCGGCGCCTCGGCGCGGCGACTGGCGCCCCGCGCGATCACGATGTGCAGCGGGACTGGCTGGTTACCGAGCGGGATCACCTGCCCGTAGACGCCCGGGACGAGGCCGACGCCTTGCTGCACACGATTGCGGCCGGTTCGCGGAAAGACCGTGCCGCGGTGTCACGGGCCTTTGCGCGCGACTTCGACCCGATCGTTGCGCGACTGGCCGGTCGCTTGAGCCGATACTGCCTGCCGCACTCCGTCGGTCGGGAAGGAATCTCCATCCCGTTCGCTCGCCTGCTCGCCGACCGCATCGACCGCGGGTCGGCGCATCTGCGCCACGACATCGGCATGGTGTGTGACGTGGGTTCGCAGAAGATTCTGCACCGGATACGCATTCGTCTCAAACGGCAGCGGGCGATGCTCGCCCCGTTTGCACGAACGCACCCGGCCATCGGGGCCTGGTATGACAAGGCCACCGAAGGGCAGGATCTGCTGGGTGCGATGCGCGATGCAAGTGTGCTGGCCTTGCGCGCGCACGACGAACACCACGAGGCATTGGTTCGCGCGCTGCACGACACCACCATCGCGCACTTTGAGCGTTTCAGTGAATACTGGTGCGGCGACGCGGACGTCATCGCACGACTGAAGGATGCGGCCGCGCTCGCCCTGCGGTCCATGCCGGTGACACGCGGGAAACGATTTGGCGACCTGCCCGACGGCCACGGCCTGCCCATGGAAATCGAGCGCAAGTTCCTGCTCCACGGACTCCCCCCGCACGCGGCCATGGCGCCATCGCATTTGATCGAACAGGGATGGCTGCCCGGCACCATGCTGCGCGAACGATTGCGGCGATCGGTGTCGCCGAACGGTGACGAACGTCTGACGCGCACGATCAAGCTCGGCCAACCGGGTGAGCGCATCGAGGTTGAGGAGCCGACCGAGCCGGACTTGTTTGCCGCACTGTGGCCACTCACCGCCAATGCCAGAATTCGCAAGCGTCGCCACGTTGTTCGCGAGGGATCGCTGACGTGGGAAGTGGATGTCTTTCTCGATCGCGACCTGGTCCTGGCGGAGGTCGAGTTGGATGACGTGGGACAGCCCATCGAGATTCCGCAGTGGCTGTCTTCGTTCATCGTGCGGGAGGTGACGCACGAGACCGCGTACCTGAACTCCGTCATGGCGCAGCGCGATGGTGCGTCGCCCGATCGCGGATCGCGCTGA
- a CDS encoding CPXCG motif-containing cysteine-rich protein: MDQPDEWEPVDDEFLEEDVPDDSRARLDGEFPLGDGVADLASVVSCPYCGESVEITLDPGSGGQQDYVEDCAVCCRPWNVSVTYHDDGTADVFVEASDDP, from the coding sequence ATGGACCAGCCTGACGAATGGGAACCCGTCGATGACGAGTTTCTCGAAGAAGATGTGCCCGATGACTCAAGGGCACGATTGGATGGCGAGTTCCCGCTGGGCGACGGGGTCGCCGATCTGGCCAGCGTCGTCTCCTGCCCGTATTGCGGTGAGTCGGTGGAGATTACGCTTGATCCAGGGTCTGGCGGGCAACAGGACTACGTGGAAGACTGCGCGGTGTGCTGTCGACCTTGGAATGTGTCCGTGACCTATCATGACGACGGGACGGCCGATGTCTTCGTGGAAGCGAGTGACGATCCGTGA